In bacterium, a single genomic region encodes these proteins:
- a CDS encoding response regulator transcription factor, giving the protein MSKANILIVDDEEDILEMIEYNLVKEGYGVTRAQTGEKALRKLKDEPPDLVVLDLMLPGIDGLDVCRQIKSHPETAHLPVIMLTAKGTEADIVTGLEIGADDYVIKPFSMRVLLARIRAALRRKKAPGDENTPLDFGDLVIYPARHAVYVGVNDVQLTAREFRILMMLARRPGWVFSREQIMDSTQDSNVDYSSRAVDVHVMSLRRKLGPRGSHIETLRGVGYRFSDAVEE; this is encoded by the coding sequence ATGAGCAAAGCCAATATTCTCATCGTAGATGACGAGGAAGACATCCTCGAAATGATCGAGTACAACCTCGTCAAAGAGGGCTACGGAGTAACCCGCGCCCAGACGGGCGAGAAGGCACTGCGCAAATTGAAAGATGAGCCGCCCGATCTTGTGGTTCTCGATCTGATGCTTCCCGGCATCGATGGCCTCGATGTCTGCCGCCAGATCAAATCCCACCCCGAGACCGCTCATCTGCCGGTCATCATGCTCACGGCCAAGGGCACCGAAGCCGACATCGTGACGGGGCTGGAAATCGGCGCGGACGATTATGTGATCAAACCCTTCAGCATGCGCGTGCTCCTGGCACGCATCCGCGCCGCGCTGCGCCGCAAGAAGGCTCCTGGCGATGAAAACACGCCGCTCGATTTCGGCGATCTGGTAATCTATCCCGCCCGCCATGCCGTGTACGTCGGTGTGAATGACGTGCAGCTCACGGCCCGTGAATTCCGCATCCTGATGATGCTGGCCCGCAGACCAGGCTGGGTCTTCAGCCGCGAGCAGATCATGGATTCCACGCAGGATTCCAACGTAGACTATTCCAGCCGCGCCGTGGATGTGCATGTCATGTCCCTCCGCCGCAAGCTCGGCCCGCGTGGCTCCCACATCGAAACCCTTCGCGGTGTCGGTTACCGCTTCTCCGATGCCGTAGAAGAGTAA